A part of uncultured Acidilobus sp. JCHS genomic DNA contains:
- a CDS encoding prefoldin, beta subunit, archaeal, which yields MVERVPPEAEVKYNKYLQLRDTYNTIVQQRLAAESSLSEVEKVLERLNGLSDDAEVYRMTGFILVRSTKAELVKELQDRKEELELKIKALKNQEDLVKGELERLASELQAIVQKGAGQVQPKAGGA from the coding sequence TTGGTCGAGAGGGTGCCGCCCGAGGCTGAGGTAAAGTACAACAAGTACCTTCAGCTAAGGGACACCTATAACACGATTGTTCAGCAGAGGCTTGCGGCCGAGTCTTCCTTAAGCGAGGTGGAGAAGGTCCTCGAGAGGCTTAACGGACTCTCTGACGACGCTGAGGTCTATAGGATGACAGGCTTTATACTGGTGAGGTCCACCAAAGCTGAGCTGGTAAAGGAGCTTCAGGACAGAAAGGAGGAGCTTGAGCTGAAGATTAAGGCGCTCAAGAACCAAGAGGACCTAGTGAAGGGAGAGCTGGAGAGGCTGGCCTCGGAGCTCCAGGCGATCGTTCAGAAGGGGGCTGGACAGGTCCAGCCTAAGGCTGGCGGGGCGTGA
- a CDS encoding NADH:ubiquinone oxidoreductase subunit 3 (chain A), with product MIILALLVGVIVLLRVALRARTDIERHEPYKYLPFESSNPPRGVGKSRITFQYFGYLIMFLAVEPMVVLLTFLTAASRNYSGDLLLLYLILVAVLAPLLAYGAYVSKRASEWGV from the coding sequence ATGATCATCCTGGCCCTCCTCGTCGGGGTCATAGTGTTGCTCAGGGTAGCCCTGAGGGCCAGGACAGACATAGAGAGGCATGAGCCCTACAAGTACCTGCCCTTCGAGTCCTCTAACCCACCTCGTGGAGTTGGGAAGTCCAGGATTACGTTCCAGTACTTCGGTTACCTCATAATGTTCCTTGCCGTGGAGCCCATGGTGGTTCTCCTGACGTTCCTCACAGCTGCCTCAAGGAACTACAGCGGTGACCTGCTCCTCCTTTACCTCATACTTGTGGCGGTCCTGGCCCCGCTCCTCGCCTACGGGGCCTACGTGTCTAAGAGGGCCTCTGAGTGGGGGGTGTAA
- a CDS encoding NADH-quinone oxidoreductase, B subunit, which produces MAQASQAKEEGRAYIGNLDVAAQLAKEHLIKGTIAKVIDWATAFSLWPVHLMTSCCGCEIGAAWGPRFDNERYGSLPWVGPRQTNLIIIEGTVTKKMACTVRLTWEQMPYPKFVIAMGACALDGGIFYNSYNIVRPWQVVPVDVYIPGCPPRPEAVARSIVELQRMIRSRGLASKWVVEGVRKDLKYVLPKENLCGWRGEKVEL; this is translated from the coding sequence TTGGCACAAGCCAGCCAAGCCAAGGAGGAAGGCCGCGCCTATATAGGTAACCTTGACGTAGCGGCGCAGCTGGCCAAGGAGCACCTGATAAAGGGGACCATAGCCAAGGTCATTGATTGGGCCACGGCCTTCAGCCTCTGGCCCGTCCACCTTATGACTAGCTGCTGCGGTTGCGAGATAGGCGCAGCGTGGGGTCCCAGGTTTGATAACGAGAGGTATGGATCGCTTCCGTGGGTTGGGCCAAGGCAGACGAACCTCATAATAATAGAGGGCACTGTCACCAAGAAGATGGCATGCACTGTCAGGCTCACATGGGAGCAGATGCCCTACCCCAAGTTCGTGATAGCCATGGGCGCCTGCGCCCTCGACGGTGGCATATTCTATAACAGCTATAACATAGTGAGGCCGTGGCAGGTCGTCCCTGTCGATGTCTACATACCTGGCTGCCCGCCGAGGCCAGAGGCCGTCGCCAGGTCGATCGTTGAGCTACAGAGGATGATAAGAAGTCGTGGTCTGGCGTCAAAGTGGGTGGTTGAGGGGGTCAGGAAGGACCTCAAGTACGTCCTCCCCAAGGAGAACCTGTGCGGCTGGAGGGGTGAGAAGGTTGAGCTCTAG
- a CDS encoding NADH:ubiquinone oxidoreductase 27 kD subunit, with translation MSSSGAPAPRPQQPPAPQAPKPQAPPQQPQPPEAWKAFAEKLKDLNPVYEPARGYLDFVVRPDQLIEAAKRLKEMGFDHVISVGAVDYPAKKQIKVMYHVTSYLNEELSKYVVSLSTYVNRDNPRVPSLTSVWLSAEFHEREEYEMFGIIFEGHPDLRPLLLTPVVAALRPLRKDFVVPEESDDIEVDSEAFNATKWW, from the coding sequence TTGAGCTCTAGCGGCGCCCCAGCCCCTAGGCCTCAGCAGCCCCCTGCCCCGCAGGCCCCTAAGCCACAGGCCCCTCCGCAGCAGCCGCAGCCGCCTGAGGCGTGGAAAGCCTTCGCTGAGAAGCTCAAGGACCTGAACCCCGTCTATGAGCCTGCCAGGGGCTACCTAGACTTCGTCGTAAGGCCTGACCAGCTGATCGAGGCCGCGAAGAGGCTCAAGGAGATGGGCTTTGACCACGTGATATCCGTTGGAGCTGTCGACTACCCTGCAAAGAAGCAAATAAAGGTCATGTATCACGTTACCAGCTACCTCAATGAGGAGCTCTCAAAGTACGTCGTATCGCTATCAACCTATGTTAACAGGGACAATCCGCGTGTCCCGAGCCTAACTAGCGTCTGGCTCAGCGCAGAGTTCCATGAACGTGAGGAGTATGAGATGTTCGGCATAATCTTTGAGGGCCACCCAGACCTGAGGCCTCTCCTGCTGACCCCTGTTGTGGCGGCCCTAAGGCCTCTCAGGAAGGACTTCGTCGTGCCCGAGGAGAGCGACGACATAGAGGTGGACTCCGAGGCCTTTAATGCCACCAAGTGGTGGTGA
- a CDS encoding NADH:ubiquinone oxidoreductase 49 kD subunit 7: protein MSSQTGVQGSEVPRLPGMVVRPVERRVYEVQIGPAHPGSGHMRIFVEVDGDVMTRVDPDIGFVHRTMEKLAEGRDWIKNIPLFERMAILDACNITLPYVEAVERLLDLDPPERAKYLRVLLCEINRIASHLYGFGIFGVFLGHSTLYMWAFGDREVFVQLAEDLTGARLTHSYPVFGGVRRDIPDDFPQNARKATRYMRGRLDEYAKIFLNNPNIRSRLEGVGVLSKNRAAELGVVGPNARASGIKYDVRLVEPYEAYDRLDFEIPIFEEGDALARAWQRVEEIKQSLNIIEQVVDWLEKHPREGFMHDKFWKTAPKLYRDVYEGKIDYAGKYRVKLMPLFATLKVPAGKASARVEAGRGEMFYYVESDGKDVPYRVRVVSPSFRNVIAFKYVMPGHRLMDLPAIYGSFDYFPPEWDR, encoded by the coding sequence ATGAGCTCGCAGACTGGCGTTCAGGGCTCTGAGGTCCCCCGGCTGCCAGGCATGGTTGTGAGGCCTGTTGAGAGGAGGGTCTACGAGGTCCAGATAGGGCCAGCTCACCCCGGCTCGGGCCACATGAGGATATTCGTCGAGGTTGACGGGGACGTAATGACTAGGGTTGACCCAGACATAGGTTTCGTTCACAGGACCATGGAGAAGCTGGCTGAGGGAAGGGACTGGATAAAGAACATACCCCTCTTTGAACGTATGGCGATACTTGACGCCTGCAACATAACCCTGCCATATGTTGAGGCCGTGGAGAGGCTCCTGGACCTTGACCCGCCTGAGAGGGCCAAGTACCTCAGGGTACTCCTGTGTGAGATAAACAGGATAGCCAGCCACCTCTACGGCTTTGGCATATTCGGCGTATTCCTTGGGCACTCTACGCTCTACATGTGGGCCTTCGGGGACAGGGAGGTGTTTGTCCAGCTCGCGGAGGACCTAACAGGCGCTAGGCTAACGCACTCTTACCCGGTCTTCGGCGGCGTCAGGCGCGACATACCTGATGACTTCCCGCAGAACGCAAGGAAGGCCACGAGGTATATGAGGGGAAGGCTTGACGAGTACGCTAAGATATTCCTCAACAACCCCAATATAAGGAGCAGGCTCGAGGGCGTGGGCGTGCTCAGCAAGAACAGGGCGGCGGAGCTCGGCGTAGTGGGGCCTAACGCGAGGGCCAGCGGGATAAAATATGACGTAAGGCTTGTTGAGCCCTATGAGGCCTACGACAGGCTTGACTTCGAGATACCGATATTCGAGGAGGGGGACGCGCTGGCGAGGGCCTGGCAGAGGGTTGAGGAGATCAAGCAGAGCCTCAACATAATCGAGCAGGTAGTTGACTGGCTTGAGAAGCACCCGCGTGAGGGGTTCATGCATGATAAGTTCTGGAAGACCGCGCCTAAGCTCTACAGGGACGTCTATGAGGGCAAGATAGATTACGCTGGCAAGTACCGCGTTAAGCTGATGCCCCTATTCGCCACCCTGAAGGTGCCGGCCGGTAAGGCTTCGGCGAGGGTTGAGGCTGGGAGGGGTGAGATGTTCTACTATGTGGAGAGCGACGGTAAGGACGTCCCGTACAGGGTCAGGGTCGTGTCGCCCTCGTTCAGGAACGTCATAGCTTTTAAGTACGTAATGCCTGGGCACAGGCTCATGGACCTGCCCGCTATCTACGGCAGCTTTGATTATTTCCCACCTGAGTGGGACAGGTGA
- a CDS encoding NADH:ubiquinone oxidoreductase subunit 1 (chain H): MSGIQVLSDIGWGILHYIIFYPPVYQYVIIPGFAAALIIVIFIIWFERKAAARVQMRYGPLEISPRTGGATQLIADLLRYTVQEIIVPATADFLPFILAPNIAVVLALLPMVAVPMTSISEYWPIPMGYSLLIAVALSTLSPIFIVMLSWASNNKFAVVGGLRESFVIVAYELIAVISLLAATPMTGTFNMVTIVNDQLSGRWLGLLNPIALLTAFIAVLMSTSGFPFEIPDSESELVAGPYTEYSGLMYGLNMGAAYIRRWAFSVLISLVFLGGWAPYRPTPGLVTGYLVPSLIVTVKAIIVMAIMSFLRAVYGRYRLDQALSLAWEVMIPLTLAAFGISLAEAYFGVVP, translated from the coding sequence ATGTCAGGGATACAGGTCCTCAGTGATATAGGTTGGGGGATACTTCACTACATCATTTTCTACCCGCCCGTCTACCAGTACGTGATAATACCCGGCTTCGCCGCAGCCCTCATTATAGTGATCTTCATCATATGGTTTGAGAGAAAGGCCGCCGCCAGGGTCCAGATGAGGTATGGCCCGCTTGAGATAAGCCCCCGCACGGGCGGGGCCACGCAGCTGATAGCTGACCTGTTAAGGTACACAGTGCAGGAGATAATAGTCCCCGCCACGGCTGACTTCCTTCCGTTTATACTGGCACCCAACATCGCTGTAGTGCTGGCCCTCCTCCCCATGGTCGCGGTGCCCATGACCTCGATAAGCGAGTACTGGCCTATACCCATGGGCTATAGTCTCCTCATAGCGGTGGCCCTCTCTACGTTATCCCCGATATTCATAGTTATGCTTTCATGGGCTAGCAACAACAAGTTCGCAGTAGTAGGCGGGCTAAGGGAGTCATTCGTTATAGTGGCCTACGAGCTCATAGCCGTCATAAGCCTGCTCGCCGCCACGCCCATGACAGGAACCTTCAACATGGTCACGATAGTTAACGACCAGCTTAGCGGCAGGTGGCTAGGGCTGCTTAACCCAATAGCGCTCCTCACGGCGTTCATAGCCGTGCTCATGTCGACCAGCGGCTTCCCGTTCGAGATACCCGACTCAGAGAGCGAGCTGGTGGCAGGGCCGTACACCGAGTACTCGGGCCTCATGTATGGCCTCAACATGGGCGCCGCGTACATAAGGAGATGGGCCTTCAGCGTTCTCATAAGCCTGGTCTTCCTGGGAGGCTGGGCCCCCTATAGGCCAACGCCAGGCCTCGTAACGGGCTACCTGGTGCCGAGCCTGATAGTGACGGTCAAGGCAATTATAGTCATGGCGATAATGAGCTTCCTTAGGGCGGTCTATGGCAGGTACAGGCTTGATCAAGCCCTAAGCCTAGCATGGGAGGTGATGATACCCTTGACCCTGGCAGCCTTCGGCATCAGCCTAGCCGAGGCCTACTTCGGCGTTGTTCCGTGA
- a CDS encoding Formate hydrogenlyase subunit 6/NADH:ubiquinone oxidoreductase 23 kD subunit (chain I) produces the protein MPARPVIKRSPRVTFLGRAIAGNLGALIVGVKYFIDPNRITLLYPHEYMKLRQGYRGYIVLKMDLCISCSSCARICPARAMKMLSVQVKDKKTGRIMKKKYPVINYNRCIFCGYCVDVCPTEALYHVPYHDIVYFNMADMILTLEDIQKEPEFITAKEGVPVKYVYDEKRGLVKVAAEEEGKPPQQTEKSKEGETA, from the coding sequence GTGCCCGCGAGACCTGTAATTAAGAGGAGTCCCCGGGTCACGTTCTTAGGCAGAGCCATAGCGGGCAACCTGGGGGCGCTGATAGTTGGAGTCAAGTACTTCATAGACCCCAACAGGATAACGCTGCTCTACCCCCATGAATACATGAAGCTCAGGCAGGGGTACAGGGGCTACATCGTCCTGAAAATGGACCTCTGCATAAGCTGCAGCTCCTGCGCGAGGATATGTCCAGCGAGGGCCATGAAGATGTTATCCGTACAGGTCAAGGATAAGAAGACGGGGCGCATCATGAAGAAGAAGTACCCCGTCATAAACTACAACAGGTGCATATTCTGCGGCTACTGTGTAGACGTATGTCCGACCGAGGCGCTTTACCACGTGCCATACCACGATATAGTGTACTTCAACATGGCCGACATGATACTTACGCTCGAGGACATACAGAAGGAGCCCGAGTTCATAACCGCTAAGGAGGGCGTACCCGTAAAGTACGTTTACGACGAAAAGAGGGGCCTCGTGAAGGTCGCCGCTGAGGAGGAAGGGAAGCCTCCTCAGCAGACGGAGAAGTCAAAGGAGGGTGAGACCGCATGA
- a CDS encoding NADH-ubiquinone/plastoquinone oxidoreductase chain 6, translating into MSGTSFDLPLFVAVMGVAAVASAYLVIRARDLVYASVALAVLGSLTASILALLGLGIVAAYIVLVYVGAAVMFIVITISMLGPKGMEEQEAMRGVIVASTAAVFVLILVFGLRLYDLYAVPASVSVQLAASEALSKYLPVLALILIGQAATIVEAIAIARRGEKK; encoded by the coding sequence ATGAGCGGCACGTCCTTTGACCTACCGCTCTTCGTGGCGGTCATGGGGGTCGCCGCAGTGGCTTCCGCCTACCTGGTGATCAGGGCTAGGGACCTGGTCTACGCAAGCGTGGCCCTAGCCGTCCTTGGCTCGCTGACGGCGTCCATACTTGCCCTGCTGGGCCTTGGCATAGTTGCGGCCTACATTGTGTTAGTATATGTCGGGGCCGCTGTCATGTTTATCGTAATTACAATTAGCATGCTGGGACCTAAAGGCATGGAGGAGCAAGAGGCCATGAGAGGGGTGATAGTGGCCTCGACCGCCGCCGTTTTCGTGCTTATACTGGTCTTTGGGCTGAGGCTTTACGACCTCTATGCAGTACCCGCTTCGGTCAGCGTTCAGCTCGCCGCCTCGGAGGCCCTCAGCAAGTACCTCCCAGTTTTAGCGCTAATACTCATAGGTCAGGCCGCCACAATCGTTGAGGCTATAGCTATTGCGAGAAGGGGTGAGAAGAAGTGA
- a CDS encoding NADH:ubiquinone oxidoreductase subunit 11 or 4L (chain K): protein MIIVDQLSALIAFITSALVIAIGSYGLASSNNLLRQLLSVEVIFNGLLLLVLPILIGDPYMATYFGIVVVSIASVEVVVVVAIILAFMRAYRTLSSSDLEEKEV from the coding sequence GTGATAATTGTTGATCAGCTCTCAGCGCTAATAGCCTTCATAACCTCTGCGCTGGTCATAGCTATAGGCTCCTATGGCCTCGCCTCGTCAAATAACCTGCTGAGGCAGCTACTATCTGTGGAGGTGATATTTAACGGCCTTCTCCTCCTCGTCCTCCCTATTCTAATTGGGGACCCCTATATGGCCACGTACTTCGGCATAGTGGTCGTTTCTATAGCGTCGGTTGAGGTGGTCGTGGTGGTCGCCATAATATTGGCTTTCATGAGGGCTTACAGGACCCTCTCAAGCTCGGACCTTGAGGAGAAGGAGGTGTGA
- a CDS encoding proton-translocating NADH-quinone oxidoreductase, chain M, which yields MRRRRCEGMILQAPLLWVSIVLPIAIGIIAWPIRSKTGLHALFYLSSASLLIPLVVVLYSYASGVLESGSVVDPLIINVTKYSIGTIALGIDGLSAPVIIGLSVVTAFVAIYSIRYMETRIDEMQRHGERVPGLGTYLLLYNIFAATMLGLAYSTNLVEFYVFLEGSLISSFLLIAFYGYGDRRRIALLYFVWTHVGAVVFLTGVLYLGLLLHGFNYLVLTEGQLRSIGSVEYIGAAATLIAALMLFGLFVKMAIFGVHMWLPYAHAEAPTPISALLSPNLIGLAGYAIARFMIPLFPTQMLSWRPFLLGLAFTTIVYAGLVALRQADFKRFLAYSSISQMGYMLLGLSTLNPYGITGAMLIYLSHAIGKAVLFMTAGVFITELEGLRDIGRMGGLARRYPLVASLALFGFMNLAGLPPSVGMWSEIFIVLGVVNSYLFRGYEYMFGLSLLLIVALTVTAAYSFITMRRIFYGQPRSEVEAHEVVDGFKISMLAIALFSVVFFLAIDPLTSGLSFAASHVVLLNGLMGGVS from the coding sequence TTGAGGAGAAGGAGGTGTGAGGGGATGATACTTCAGGCCCCCCTGCTATGGGTCTCGATCGTCCTCCCCATAGCAATTGGTATAATAGCATGGCCCATTAGAAGTAAGACAGGCCTTCACGCCCTCTTTTACCTAAGCTCGGCATCGCTGTTGATACCTTTAGTCGTCGTGCTTTATAGTTACGCTAGCGGCGTTCTGGAGAGCGGCAGCGTCGTTGATCCGCTGATCATCAACGTTACTAAATACTCGATAGGTACCATAGCGCTTGGAATTGATGGCCTCTCAGCCCCAGTAATCATAGGCCTCTCCGTAGTGACGGCTTTCGTCGCAATCTATAGCATAAGGTACATGGAGACGAGAATTGATGAGATGCAAAGACATGGCGAGAGGGTGCCAGGATTAGGCACGTACCTCCTGCTTTACAACATCTTCGCCGCCACCATGTTAGGTCTCGCCTACTCCACAAACCTAGTAGAGTTTTACGTATTCCTCGAGGGCAGTCTGATATCGTCGTTCCTCCTCATAGCCTTCTACGGCTACGGCGACAGGCGCAGGATAGCGCTGCTCTACTTCGTCTGGACACATGTGGGCGCCGTGGTCTTCCTCACAGGCGTGCTGTACCTGGGCCTGCTGCTTCACGGCTTCAATTACCTCGTGCTAACTGAGGGACAGCTCAGGTCCATAGGTTCTGTGGAGTACATAGGCGCCGCGGCCACGCTTATAGCGGCCCTCATGTTGTTCGGCCTCTTCGTAAAGATGGCGATATTTGGCGTCCACATGTGGCTCCCGTACGCCCACGCCGAGGCCCCAACGCCGATATCAGCGCTGCTCTCACCTAACCTCATAGGCCTCGCGGGTTACGCCATAGCCAGGTTCATGATACCGCTGTTCCCGACCCAGATGTTGAGCTGGAGGCCGTTCCTGCTGGGGCTAGCCTTCACTACTATAGTCTACGCGGGGCTGGTCGCTCTAAGGCAAGCTGACTTCAAGAGGTTCCTCGCCTACTCGAGCATCAGCCAGATGGGCTACATGCTCCTGGGACTTTCAACGTTAAACCCGTACGGGATAACAGGGGCCATGCTGATTTACCTGTCACACGCCATAGGTAAGGCCGTGCTCTTCATGACAGCAGGCGTGTTCATAACTGAGCTTGAGGGGCTGAGGGACATAGGCAGGATGGGAGGCCTTGCGAGGAGGTACCCGCTTGTCGCCTCGCTTGCGCTCTTCGGGTTCATGAACCTAGCAGGTCTGCCTCCGAGCGTTGGCATGTGGAGCGAGATATTCATAGTGCTTGGCGTCGTCAACTCCTACCTCTTCAGGGGCTATGAGTACATGTTCGGCTTGTCGCTCCTTCTGATAGTAGCGCTCACGGTAACAGCCGCCTACTCCTTCATAACTATGAGGAGGATCTTCTACGGCCAGCCGAGATCAGAGGTGGAGGCACATGAGGTCGTAGACGGCTTCAAGATCTCGATGCTTGCCATAGCCCTGTTCAGCGTGGTGTTCTTCCTAGCTATAGACCCGCTTACCTCAGGTCTCTCCTTTGCCGCGTCGCATGTTGTACTCCTGAATGGCCTCATGGGGGGTGTGAGCTGA
- a CDS encoding proton-translocating NADH-quinone oxidoreductase, chain L, translated as MTQVVYASWWIWSWTWLAPFVGAGLLALLWLAGVRRERVYGLISVLSVLASAIISSIALYYVLAQHEVIYATTPWYWDSVLKVRVGTYLDGLGAIMAVVVSWLSFLIDVYSLDYMKGDWGVQRYFFFISFFVGSMMLVVTASNLVLMFIGWEGTGLASYALIGHWYTDEEEYWVGVPGSTALGKPMYFEPSTSGVRAILFTRVGDVGFLVGMTGLFTLVGSMSIPTIANSAGSWMGQLAAKDLLALFLFVFTLGALSKSAQFPFSEWLVTAMTGPTPVSALIHAATMVKVGVYYMLRFAPIFFAGALAAAALGYTGAVAEVHQYFLLVASIAAVTLFMMATMAIVNHEFKLVLAFSTAEYLGYMILAVAVGGLAVTTGNYTIMADAEMAGLAMLIAHAVFKAALFLVAGYALHVAHSRFIDDMGDYWKYMKWTGVSAWLAGLSLAGVPLFAGFFGKELVLSDVARAGVLSLYLLAVVTVFFTAAYITRLLVRVFHVPPLISHHDSEHLEEAPILMLGPYALLGIASLIIGLAWFFVGYWVAHGVFETLDIKALPSFTVPVDILTVLISALVIIEIIAVALVYVRRHHLVDLLQRSSILRGIHGFLFNRWYVNSAIYYLFVDSFAGLSWLLNVINRAIDLFYHFVLPKAGELTSRGLRALFRGRTDYILTMYLFMLVLTALIVMLAWR; from the coding sequence ATGACCCAGGTAGTGTATGCCTCCTGGTGGATTTGGTCCTGGACCTGGCTGGCCCCATTTGTTGGGGCCGGCCTGCTGGCCCTGCTCTGGCTTGCAGGCGTTAGGAGGGAGAGGGTCTACGGGCTCATCAGCGTGCTGAGCGTCCTGGCCAGTGCCATAATATCGTCAATAGCCCTGTACTATGTGCTCGCGCAGCACGAGGTGATATACGCCACAACGCCCTGGTACTGGGACTCTGTCCTGAAGGTAAGGGTCGGAACCTACCTTGACGGCCTAGGCGCAATAATGGCCGTCGTGGTCTCATGGCTGAGCTTCCTCATAGACGTCTACAGCCTTGACTACATGAAGGGCGACTGGGGCGTCCAGAGGTACTTCTTCTTCATATCCTTCTTCGTCGGCAGCATGATGCTCGTCGTCACCGCCAGCAACCTCGTGCTCATGTTCATAGGATGGGAGGGCACAGGCCTCGCCAGCTACGCCCTCATAGGCCACTGGTACACTGACGAGGAGGAGTACTGGGTCGGCGTGCCTGGCTCCACGGCCCTTGGGAAGCCGATGTACTTCGAGCCCAGCACGAGCGGCGTGAGGGCCATACTGTTCACGAGGGTGGGCGACGTAGGCTTCCTAGTAGGCATGACCGGCCTCTTCACGCTCGTGGGCTCCATGAGCATACCGACTATAGCAAACAGCGCTGGGAGCTGGATGGGTCAGCTGGCCGCCAAGGACCTGCTGGCGCTGTTCCTATTCGTGTTCACGCTGGGGGCCCTCTCGAAGAGCGCCCAGTTCCCGTTCTCGGAGTGGCTTGTGACCGCTATGACGGGTCCCACGCCTGTATCGGCGCTAATACACGCAGCCACCATGGTCAAGGTGGGCGTCTACTACATGCTCAGGTTCGCCCCGATATTCTTCGCTGGCGCCCTCGCTGCGGCGGCGCTGGGCTACACAGGTGCGGTGGCAGAGGTCCACCAGTACTTCCTCCTGGTGGCCAGCATAGCCGCGGTGACCCTGTTCATGATGGCCACTATGGCGATAGTTAACCATGAGTTCAAGCTGGTCCTAGCCTTCTCCACAGCTGAGTACCTCGGCTACATGATATTGGCCGTAGCAGTTGGCGGGCTGGCTGTGACAACCGGTAACTACACTATAATGGCTGACGCCGAGATGGCCGGCCTCGCAATGCTGATCGCCCACGCGGTGTTCAAGGCCGCCCTCTTCCTGGTAGCCGGCTACGCCCTTCACGTCGCGCACAGCAGATTCATAGATGACATGGGCGACTACTGGAAGTATATGAAGTGGACAGGGGTGTCCGCGTGGCTCGCAGGCCTCAGCCTAGCTGGGGTGCCGCTCTTCGCAGGCTTCTTCGGCAAGGAGCTGGTGCTAAGTGACGTAGCCAGGGCCGGGGTGCTCTCCCTGTACCTCCTGGCGGTCGTAACGGTCTTCTTCACCGCTGCTTACATAACGAGGCTCCTCGTGAGGGTCTTCCACGTGCCTCCGCTCATCTCTCACCATGATAGCGAGCACCTTGAGGAGGCCCCCATACTCATGCTGGGCCCCTACGCGCTGCTAGGCATCGCGTCACTGATAATAGGCCTTGCATGGTTCTTCGTCGGCTACTGGGTCGCCCACGGCGTCTTTGAGACCCTTGACATAAAAGCCTTGCCCTCGTTCACGGTGCCTGTTGACATACTTACGGTGCTCATAAGCGCCCTGGTCATCATCGAGATAATCGCTGTGGCGCTCGTCTACGTTAGGAGGCATCACCTAGTAGACCTACTGCAGCGGAGCTCCATCCTCAGGGGGATCCACGGCTTCCTGTTCAACAGGTGGTACGTCAACTCTGCCATATATTACCTCTTCGTCGACTCCTTTGCCGGCCTCTCCTGGCTGCTAAACGTCATTAACAGGGCCATAGACCTCTTCTATCACTTCGTCCTGCCCAAGGCCGGAGAGCTCACCTCGAGGGGCCTCAGGGCCCTCTTCAGAGGCCGCACAGACTACATATTGACTATGTATCTCTTCATGCTAGTGTTGACAGCCCTTATCGTCATGTTGGCCTGGAGGTGA